One Coffea arabica cultivar ET-39 chromosome 5e, Coffea Arabica ET-39 HiFi, whole genome shotgun sequence DNA segment encodes these proteins:
- the LOC113743587 gene encoding GDSL esterase/lipase At1g71250-like isoform X3, which produces MDEHVPLARIQLLLRSVALALIALSLSPRTVAAKPQFAAMFVFGDSLIDPGNNNDLNSLAKANYVPYGVDFNGGVPTGRFCNGKTIIDYLGDLLELPLLPPYTSSSVNSGNIVGGVNYASAAAGILEETGQNLGERFTLSEQVQNFDNTLNQLKGQMNEQELSHYLASSLVVMILGSNDYINNYLQPSFYTTSYFYTPEDYADLLIQRYRRQILVLQSLGTRKFFLGGIGPLGCIPNQLATGLSSPGKCVSFVNDYVGMFNVRLRSLVDQFNRDYKGSIFVYGNTFAALGDIIRNASTYGGIYSIGRPN; this is translated from the exons ATGGATGAGCATGTGCCCTTAGCAAGAATTCAACTTCTTCTTAGATCAGTTGCCTTAGCTTTAATCGCTCTTTCTCTTTCACCTAGAACTGTGGCAGCTAAGCCACAGTTTGCAGCTATGTTTGTATTTGGTGATTCGTTAATTGATCCTGGAAACAACAATGATCTTAACTCCTTGGCAAAAGCGAATTATGTTCCTTATGGTGTGGATTTCAATGGAGGAGTACCGACTGGCAGATTTTGCAATGGAAAAACCATCATAGATTACTTGG GAGACTTGCTGGAACTTCCTTTACTTCCACCGTACACGAGTTCATCTGTTAATAGTGGAAACATTGTTGGGGGAGTGAATTATGCCTCTGCTGCAGCAGGCATTCTTGAGGAGACGGGACAAAATCTT GGTGAAAGGTTCACGTTAAGTGAACAAGTCCAGAACTTCGACAACACCTTGAATCAACTTAAGGGCCAAATGAATGAGCAGGAGTTGAGTCACTATTTGGCCAGTTCCTTGGTTGTAATGATCCTTGGTAGTAATGACTACATAAACAACTATCTACAAccttcattttacaccacaaGCTATTTTTATACTCCTGAGGACTATGCTGATCTTCTCATTCAGCGTTACAGAAGGCAAATATTG GTATTGCAGAGCCTTGGAACGAGGAAGTTCTTTTTGGGTGGAATTGGACCACTTGGCTGTATTCCTAATCAGCTGGCAACTGGTCTTTCTTCACCAGGGAAGTGTGTGTCCTTTGTGAATGATTATGTTGGAATGTTCAACGTGCGCCTAAGATCTCTCGTTGATCAGTTTAACAGAGATTATAAGGGGTCAATCTTTGTTTATGGCAACACTTTTGCAGCACTTGGTGATATAATAAGAAACGCCTCTACTTATG